In Gemmatimonadetes bacterium T265, one DNA window encodes the following:
- a CDS encoding ABC transporter ATP-binding protein, translating to MTEAASSPKRRLASPRPLARLAPLLRPYAGRLAVALVCLVVAAVAGLAFPAVVRWLLDAAFVARDRALLDRMALGLVVVFAVQGVCNYVQVLLLSGTAERVLAELRGALFAHLVRLSPAFYTERRTGELTSRLSADLTSLQTLMNTWVSEFARQVLFLVGGAVLLTRTDPHLTLTTLAVAPVVVAVAVVYGRALRKASTGVQDRLAAAGALADEAFSQIRTVQSFVREAEEARRYDALLGGIVSAALARVRVRAAFFGVVGFVAFAGVAAVLWEGGRRVLDGSLTAGALVSFLFYAFFIAAAVGSLASLFGNFQEAIGAAQRVFELLNERPTVAEPERPVPLPAGPGARGAVAFEGVHFRYGPELPEVLHGVTLRAAPGEVVALVGRSGAGKTTIGSLLPRFWDVTGGRVTLGGVDVRDLALGELRGAVGLVPQEPALFSGTVRENIALARPGASLAEVEAAAQAAHADEFVARLPQGYDTTVGERGVKLSGGQRQRIAIARVFLKDPAVVILDEATSSLDTESERLVEEALAELLDGRTTLIIAHRLSTVRRADRVVVLDAGRVVEEGTHAELLARGGLYARLYQGQFREEEVGAV from the coding sequence ATGACTGAAGCCGCATCCTCCCCCAAACGCCGCCTCGCCTCGCCGCGCCCCCTCGCGCGGCTCGCGCCGCTGCTGCGCCCGTACGCCGGCCGGCTCGCCGTCGCGCTCGTCTGCCTGGTCGTCGCGGCGGTCGCGGGGCTGGCGTTCCCCGCCGTCGTGCGCTGGCTGCTGGACGCGGCCTTCGTCGCGCGCGACCGGGCGCTGCTCGACCGCATGGCGCTCGGCCTCGTCGTCGTCTTCGCGGTGCAGGGCGTCTGCAACTACGTGCAGGTGCTGCTGCTGAGCGGCACGGCCGAGCGGGTGTTGGCGGAGCTGCGGGGGGCGCTGTTCGCGCACCTCGTGCGGCTCTCGCCCGCGTTCTACACCGAGCGGCGCACGGGCGAGCTGACGAGCCGGCTCTCGGCCGACCTCACCTCGCTGCAGACGCTCATGAACACGTGGGTGTCGGAGTTCGCGCGGCAGGTGCTCTTCTTGGTCGGCGGCGCGGTGCTGCTCACGCGCACGGACCCGCACCTCACGCTGACCACGCTCGCCGTCGCGCCGGTCGTCGTCGCGGTCGCGGTCGTCTACGGGCGCGCACTGCGGAAGGCGAGCACGGGGGTGCAGGACCGGCTGGCCGCGGCGGGCGCGCTCGCGGACGAGGCGTTCTCGCAGATCCGCACGGTGCAGAGCTTCGTGCGCGAGGCGGAGGAGGCGCGGCGCTACGACGCGCTGTTAGGCGGGATCGTGAGCGCCGCGCTCGCCCGGGTGCGGGTGCGGGCGGCGTTCTTCGGGGTCGTCGGGTTCGTCGCCTTCGCCGGCGTCGCCGCGGTGCTGTGGGAAGGCGGCCGGCGCGTGCTCGACGGCTCGCTCACGGCCGGCGCGCTCGTCTCGTTCCTCTTCTACGCGTTCTTCATCGCCGCGGCGGTGGGCTCGCTCGCGTCGCTGTTCGGCAACTTCCAGGAGGCGATCGGCGCGGCGCAGCGCGTCTTCGAGCTGCTGAACGAGCGCCCGACGGTGGCCGAGCCGGAGCGGCCGGTGCCGCTCCCGGCGGGGCCGGGCGCGCGGGGCGCGGTCGCGTTCGAGGGGGTGCACTTCCGCTACGGGCCGGAACTGCCCGAGGTGCTGCACGGGGTGACGCTGCGCGCGGCGCCGGGCGAGGTGGTCGCGCTGGTCGGGCGCTCGGGGGCCGGCAAGACGACGATCGGCTCGCTGCTGCCGCGCTTCTGGGACGTCACGGGCGGGCGCGTGACGCTCGGCGGGGTCGACGTGCGCGACCTTGCGTTAGGCGAGCTGCGCGGCGCGGTGGGTCTGGTGCCGCAGGAGCCGGCGCTGTTCAGCGGGACGGTGCGCGAGAACATCGCACTCGCGCGGCCCGGGGCGTCCCTCGCGGAGGTCGAGGCGGCGGCGCAGGCGGCGCACGCGGACGAGTTCGTCGCCCGGCTGCCGCAGGGCTACGACACCACGGTCGGGGAGCGGGGCGTGAAACTGTCGGGCGGGCAGCGGCAGCGGATCGCGATCGCGCGGGTGTTCTTGAAGGACCCGGCGGTGGTGATCCTCGACGAGGCGACGTCGTCGCTCGACACGGAGAGCGAGCGGCTGGTCGAGGAGGCGCTCGCGGAGCTGCTCGACGGGCGGACGACGCTGATCATCGCGCACCGGCTGTCGACCGTTAGGCGAGCGGACCGGGTCGTGGTGCTGGACGCCGGGCGGGTCGTGGAGGAGGGCACGCACGCGGAGCTCCTCGCGAGGGGGGGGCTGTACGCGCGGCTATACCAGGGGCAGTTCCGGGAAGAGGAGGTCGGCGCCGTCTGA